In one Oryza glaberrima chromosome 2, OglaRS2, whole genome shotgun sequence genomic region, the following are encoded:
- the LOC127764112 gene encoding uncharacterized protein LOC127764112, with protein METEASPPSPMSSLRDRLRATVCCCFGYGGGGGGGGLGDTVAQWRRRVGSPGEFRYDPLSYALNFDEGAADDEDDDYEAGDNHRADGLLYRSFSPPAAAIAAV; from the coding sequence ATGGAGACGgaggcctcgccgccgtcgccgatgagCTCGCTGCGTGACAGGCTGAGGGCCACGGTGTGCTGCTGCttcggctacggcggcggcggcggcggaggtggcctcGGCGACACGGTGGCGCagtggcgccgccgcgtcggctcGCCGGGGGAGTTCCGGTATGATCCCCTCAGCTACGCGCTCAACTTCGAcgagggcgccgccgacgacgaagacgacgactaCGAGGCCGGCGACAACCACCGTGCCGACGGCCTTCTCTACCGGAGCTtctcaccgccggcggcggccatcgccgccgtgtaA
- the LOC127761974 gene encoding protein RGF1 INDUCIBLE TRANSCRIPTION FACTOR 1 isoform X2, translated as MIMAMWKPAWLEALNTQKFFIACSFHEHAKKNEKNICCLDCCTSICPHCVAAHRVHRLLQVRRYVYHDVVRLEDLEKLIDCSSVQSYTINSSKVVFLKKRPQNRQFKGSGNICTSCDRSLQEPYFHCSLDCKVEYILRQKKDLSAYLRPCKTLQLGPDFFIPHDADDETTHSTLVDVDEPMGSSDSENLSAPCPNFVRKKRSGPYICARSANRVSDDDMATNMSRRKGVPHRSPLC; from the exons ATGATCATG GCTATGTGGAAGCCAGCATGGTTAGAGGCCCTGAACACACAGAAGTTCTTCATAGCATGCTCTTTCCATGAGCATGcgaagaagaatgagaagaacaTCTGTTGCCTTGACTGCTGCACCAGCATCTGCCCACACTGTGTGGCAGCACACCGTGTGCACAGGCTACTGCAGGTGCGGCGCTACGTCTACCATGATGTTGTCCGGCTGGAGGACCTTGAGAAGCTGATCGATTGCTCCAGTGTTCAG TCATACACAATTAACAGCTCAAAGGTCGTTTTCCTGAAGAAAAGACCACAGAACAGGCAATTTAAAGGGTCAGGGAATATCTGCACCTCTTGCGATAGAAGCCTCCAAGAACCCTATTTCCACTGCTCTCTGGATTGCAAG GTGGAATATATATTACGGCAAAAGAAAGACCTGTCAGCATACTTGCGTCCATgcaagaccttgcagcttggtCCAGATTTCTTCATTCCTCATGATGCTGATGATGAGACAACGCACTCAACCCTTGTTGATGTTGACGAGCCCATGGGATCATCAGACTCAGAGAATTTGAGTGCACCATGCCCAAATTTTGTCCGAAAGAAGCGGAGTGGACCATATATCTGTGCACGATCTGCAAACCGAGTTTCTGATGATGATATGGCAACAAACAtgagcagaagaaaaggtgttCCTCATAGATCACCTTTGTGCTGA
- the LOC127762334 gene encoding uncharacterized protein LOC127762334, producing the protein MDCAGDDDAVAAGIICSLRGADLAGWTPPWWCSSSSKGAAREELIWPPVTRGKRSRRRSPSAVAAAAGKKGRWARASPASPLDYSGGSGSGSGSGSGSAASTSGGEDGAFCSPPGHRPAPATTKVGAMGRQQQLPFSAPSPLRPAGQRPRKKMRLPEVQQLVRSLAVENDSLREEMRTLQRACAALSKENDKLEIRLQISSSRNKPMITEDLKGKQQIDQQSATQSIGGGFALPDLNIPVQDAADGSVH; encoded by the exons ATGGATTGTGCGGGGGACGacgacgcggtggcggcgggcatCATCTGCTCGCTGCGGGGGGCGGACCTGGCGGGGTGgacgccgccgtggtggtgcagcagcagcagcaagggggcggcgcgggaggagctGATCTGGCCGCCGGTGACGCGGGGGAAGCGGTCGCGCCGCCGGTctccgtcggcggtggcggcggcggcggggaagaaggggaggtggGCCCGGGCTAGCCCGGCCTCGCCGCTGGACTACagcggcggctccggctccgggtCTGGCTCTGGCTCCGGGTCAGCCGCGTccaccagcggcggcgaggacggcgcctTCTGCTCGCCTCCCGGACACCGccccgcgccggcgacgaccaag GTTGGCGCCATGGGTCGGCAGCAACAACTGCCATTCTCAGCGCCGTCGCCTCTACGGCCGGCCGGTCAGCGTCCACGGAAGAAAATG AGGCTACCGGAGGTACAGCAGCTGGTGCGATCTCTTGCAGTGGAGAACGACAGCCTCCGTGAG GAGATGCGTACTTTGCAGAGAGCTTGCGCTGCGCTTTCAAAAGAAAACGACAAGCTTGAG ATAAGATTACAGATCTCGAGCTCACGGAACAAACCGATGATTACAGAGGATCTAAAAGGAAAGCAACAGATTGATCAGCAGTCAGCCACGCAGTCCATCGGAGGCGGCTTCGCTCTTCCAGATCTCAACATTCCTGTGCAGGACGCTGCTGATGGATCAGTCCATTGA
- the LOC127764111 gene encoding BRAP2 RING ZnF UBP domain-containing protein 2: MKFTRHKTTLDSSRGSNASLGKGRERFSLPLAAAAAPAMATSGGEDPSGSASSSASALDSLPFSSGNPRIEETRGVVLLHPEPPAASSSSLLPVGRKPRVCVPGVPNHLTYADFGRFCASWASHILETRIIRIDGVEDQYGVLIKFDTQSFTDSFYMSFNGNRFSSLEGNVCRVRFVEDVHYTQLIEHAHSSVTSSAEQPTCPVCLERLDQDPGGILTTICNHSFHYSCMSKWADSSCPVCRYCQQEPEKSSCSVCGTSENLWICVICGHVGCGRYKGGHAIEHWKETQHCYSLELETQKVWDYAGDNYVHRLIQSKTDGNLVEYNFYGDHSVDGMCPTCNGDAGISEALLDSKMEAIVEEYNDLVTSQLEKQRNYYESLLLEVKEDNEKEIAAATEKAVGIKVQKLQAKLDKCMEETGFLNDIHENLVKNMEMWRERIQKVKEREQAAIRLKDEKIEKLEEELRDLIAHFERQNTVAEASESMSSDINGSTILSVPSESSASSNSSIRN, from the exons ATGAAATTTACTCGACACAAAACAACTCTAGACTCTTCTCGAGGAAGCAACGCCTCCCTtgggaaaggaagagagagattttctcttcctctcgccgccgccgcggcgccggccatggcgacctccggcggcgaggacCCATCCGGCTCTGCCTCGTCGTCCGCCAGCGCGCTCGACTCCCTGCCCTTCTCCTCCGGGAACCCGCGCATCGAGGAGACCCggggcgtcgtcctcctccaccccgaaccacccgccgcctcgtcctcgtccCTTCTCCCG GTGGGGAGGAAGCCGCGGGTGTGCGTGCCTGGCGTGCCCAACCACCTGACCTACGCCGACTTCGGCCGCTTCTGCGCGTCCTGGGCCTCCCACATCCTCGAGACGCGCATCATCAG GATTGATGGGGTGGAGGATCAGTACGGCGTTCTTATAAAATTCGACACTCAGAGCTTCACGGATAGCTTCTACATGAGCTTTAACGGGAATCGGTTCTCATCACTGGAG GGTAATGTTTGCCGTGTTCGTTTTGTGGAAGACGTTCACTACACTCAATTGATTGAGCACGCACATAGCTCAGTTACAAGCTCAGCTGAACAACCTACATGCCCAGTATGTCTTG AACGACTTGACCAAGATCCTGGAGGCATTCTTACAACAATATGCAACCATTCTTTCCACTATTCGTGCATGTCAAAGTGGGCAGACTCTTCGTGCCCA GTTTGCAGGTATTGTCAACAAGAACCAGAGAAATCCAGCTGTTCAGTTTGTGGaacatcagaaaatctttggaTTTGTGTAATCTGTGGCCATGTTGGATGTGGAAG GTACAAAGGTGGTCATGCTATTGAACACTGGAAAGAAACGCAACATTGTTATTCACTTGAATTAGAAACACAGAAGGTTTGGGATTATGCTGGGGACAACTATGTGCATCGTTTGATTCAATCGAAAACAGATGGGAATCTGGTTGAGTACAATTTCTATGGTGATCATTCAGTTGATGGTATGTGTCCAACATGCAATGGTGATGCGGGGATCAGTGAAGCTCTGCTCGACAGTAAAATGGAAGCT ATTGTTGAGGAGTACAATGATCTCGTCACGTCTCAGCttgaaaaacaaagaaat TATTACGAATCACTCCTGCTAGAAGTCAAAGAGGATAATGAGAAAGAAATTGCTGCTGCTACCGAGAAAGCAGTGGGCATAAAAGTACAAAAGTTACAAGCAAAGCTTGATAAGTGCATGGAAGAGACCGGGTTTCTTAATGAT attCATGAAAATCTTGTAAAAAACATGGAGATGTGGAGGGAGAGAATTCAAAAAGTAAAAGAAAG GGAACAAGCTGCCATTAGATTGAAagatgaaaaaattgagaagctggaggaggag CTAAGGGATTTGATAGCCCATTTTGAGCGCCAAAATACCGTGGCAGAAGCTTCAGAGTCAATGTCAAGCGATATAAACGGTAGCACAATTCTCTCGGTACCATCTGAATCATCTgcaagcagcaacagcagcatcaGAAATTAG
- the LOC127761974 gene encoding protein RGF1 INDUCIBLE TRANSCRIPTION FACTOR 1 isoform X1, whose amino-acid sequence MIMQAMWKPAWLEALNTQKFFIACSFHEHAKKNEKNICCLDCCTSICPHCVAAHRVHRLLQVRRYVYHDVVRLEDLEKLIDCSSVQSYTINSSKVVFLKKRPQNRQFKGSGNICTSCDRSLQEPYFHCSLDCKVEYILRQKKDLSAYLRPCKTLQLGPDFFIPHDADDETTHSTLVDVDEPMGSSDSENLSAPCPNFVRKKRSGPYICARSANRVSDDDMATNMSRRKGVPHRSPLC is encoded by the exons ATGATCATG CAGGCTATGTGGAAGCCAGCATGGTTAGAGGCCCTGAACACACAGAAGTTCTTCATAGCATGCTCTTTCCATGAGCATGcgaagaagaatgagaagaacaTCTGTTGCCTTGACTGCTGCACCAGCATCTGCCCACACTGTGTGGCAGCACACCGTGTGCACAGGCTACTGCAGGTGCGGCGCTACGTCTACCATGATGTTGTCCGGCTGGAGGACCTTGAGAAGCTGATCGATTGCTCCAGTGTTCAG TCATACACAATTAACAGCTCAAAGGTCGTTTTCCTGAAGAAAAGACCACAGAACAGGCAATTTAAAGGGTCAGGGAATATCTGCACCTCTTGCGATAGAAGCCTCCAAGAACCCTATTTCCACTGCTCTCTGGATTGCAAG GTGGAATATATATTACGGCAAAAGAAAGACCTGTCAGCATACTTGCGTCCATgcaagaccttgcagcttggtCCAGATTTCTTCATTCCTCATGATGCTGATGATGAGACAACGCACTCAACCCTTGTTGATGTTGACGAGCCCATGGGATCATCAGACTCAGAGAATTTGAGTGCACCATGCCCAAATTTTGTCCGAAAGAAGCGGAGTGGACCATATATCTGTGCACGATCTGCAAACCGAGTTTCTGATGATGATATGGCAACAAACAtgagcagaagaaaaggtgttCCTCATAGATCACCTTTGTGCTGA
- the LOC127762333 gene encoding homeobox protein knotted-1-like 2 isoform X1, translating into MAFHYPDHGLAMDPSSAAASSPNPSFSPGGGGGAGVGGGEREKAAVAAHPLYERLLEAHVACLRVATPVDQLPRIDAQIAARPPPLAAASAAAAAGGPSGGEELDLFMTHYVLLLCSFKEQLQQHVRVHAMEAVMGCWELEQSLQSLTGASPGEGTGATMSDDEDNQVDSEANMFDGNDGSDGMGFGPLMLTEGERSLVERVRHELKNELKQGYKEKLVDIREEILRKRRAGKLPGDTASILKAWWQAHSKWPYPTEDDKARLVQETGLQLKQINNWFINQRKRNWHSNPASSGEKTKKKRNVTGDGGAEQSW; encoded by the exons ATGGCGTTCCACTACCCGGACCACGGCCTCGCCATGGAcccgtcctccgccgcggcgtcgtcgcccaACCCTAGCTTCTCCCccggaggcgggggcggggccggggtcgggggaggggagagggagaaggcggcCGTCGCGGCGCACCCGCTCTACGAGCGCCTGCTCGAGGCGCACGTCGCCTGCCTCCGCGTCGCCACCCCCGTGGACCAGCTCCCCCGCATCGACGCGCAgatcgccgcgcgcccgcctcccctcgcagccgcctccgccgccgccgccgccggtggccccTCCGGTGGCGAGGAGCTCGACCTCTTCATG ACACATTATGTGTTGCTTCTTTGCTCATTCAAGGAACAACTTCAGCAGCATGTGCGTGTTCATGCAATGGAAGCAGTGATGGGGTGCTGGGAACTTGAACAGTCTTTACAAAGTCTAACAG GGGCATCTCCTGGTGAAGGGACTGGAGCGACTATGTCTGATGATGAAGATAACCAAGTGGACAGTGAAGCCAACATGTTTGATGGAAATGATGGGTCAGACGGCATGGGCTTTGGTCCCTTAATGCTGACCGAGGGTGAAAGATCCTTGGTTGAGCGTGTACGGCATGAGCTGAAGAACGAGCTTAAGCAG GGGTACAAAGAAAAGCTTGTGGATATTAGGGAAGAGATCCTTCGCAAGCGGAGAGCTGGTAAACTTCCCGGTGATACTGCATCTATACTAAAAGCTTGGTGGCAAGCTCATTCTAAGTGGCCATACCCAACT GAAGACGACAAGGCCCGCCTGGTGCAGGAAACGGGGTTACAACTGAAGCAAATCAACAATTGGTTCATTAACCAACGCAAACGAAACTGGCATAGCAACCCAGCATCCTCTGGTGAAAAGACCAAGAAGAAAAG AAACGTTACAGGTGATGGTGGTGCTGAGCAATCGTGGTAG
- the LOC127762333 gene encoding homeobox protein knotted-1-like 2 isoform X2, with amino-acid sequence MAFHYPDHGLAMDPSSAAASSPNPSFSPGGGGGAGVGGGEREKAAVAAHPLYERLLEAHVACLRVATPVDQLPRIDAQIAARPPPLAAASAAAAAGGPSGGEELDLFMTHYVLLLCSFKEQLQQHVRVHAMEAVMGCWELEQSLQSLTGASPGEGTGATMSDDEDNQVDSEANMFDGNDGSDGMGFGPLMLTEGERSLVERVRHELKNELKQGYKEKLVDIREEILRKRRAGKLPGDTASILKAWWQAHSKWPYPTEDDKARLVQETGLQLKQINNWFINQRKRNWHSNPASSGEKTKKKR; translated from the exons ATGGCGTTCCACTACCCGGACCACGGCCTCGCCATGGAcccgtcctccgccgcggcgtcgtcgcccaACCCTAGCTTCTCCCccggaggcgggggcggggccggggtcgggggaggggagagggagaaggcggcCGTCGCGGCGCACCCGCTCTACGAGCGCCTGCTCGAGGCGCACGTCGCCTGCCTCCGCGTCGCCACCCCCGTGGACCAGCTCCCCCGCATCGACGCGCAgatcgccgcgcgcccgcctcccctcgcagccgcctccgccgccgccgccgccggtggccccTCCGGTGGCGAGGAGCTCGACCTCTTCATG ACACATTATGTGTTGCTTCTTTGCTCATTCAAGGAACAACTTCAGCAGCATGTGCGTGTTCATGCAATGGAAGCAGTGATGGGGTGCTGGGAACTTGAACAGTCTTTACAAAGTCTAACAG GGGCATCTCCTGGTGAAGGGACTGGAGCGACTATGTCTGATGATGAAGATAACCAAGTGGACAGTGAAGCCAACATGTTTGATGGAAATGATGGGTCAGACGGCATGGGCTTTGGTCCCTTAATGCTGACCGAGGGTGAAAGATCCTTGGTTGAGCGTGTACGGCATGAGCTGAAGAACGAGCTTAAGCAG GGGTACAAAGAAAAGCTTGTGGATATTAGGGAAGAGATCCTTCGCAAGCGGAGAGCTGGTAAACTTCCCGGTGATACTGCATCTATACTAAAAGCTTGGTGGCAAGCTCATTCTAAGTGGCCATACCCAACT GAAGACGACAAGGCCCGCCTGGTGCAGGAAACGGGGTTACAACTGAAGCAAATCAACAATTGGTTCATTAACCAACGCAAACGAAACTGGCATAGCAACCCAGCATCCTCTGGTGAAAAGACCAAGAAGAAAAG GTGA